AATCTAATAGCATGCCAACAGTAATAAAGAAGAGGCCCAAGAGCACATCTTTGAAAGGCTTAACGTCTTCTTCCACCTGGTGGCGATAGGGCGTTTCGGCAATTAACATCCCTGCCAAGAAAGCCCCTAAGGCTAAAGATAAGCCAAAGTGTTCAGTTAGTCCCGCCATCCCCAAAACAATCAACAAGAGGTTGAGCATGAATAATTCTTGAGACCGCAATTTGGCAACTAAACCGAACCAACGACTCATCAAGGTTTGGCCGATAACAAAAATGAGTACCAGCGCTACCGTGATCTTGATCGATGCTGCAGTGAGCGCTAAAAATAGGTCTCCAGGATTCTTGCCGAGCGAAGGCAGCAAAATCAACAAGAAAACTACCGCTAAGTCCTGAAACAGCAAAATACCGATAATGTTGCGCCCATGCTCGGTTTCAATTTCAGAACGATCAGAAATGAGTTTGGTAACGATCGCTGTGGAGGACATCGCTAAAGCACCTCCCAGCGCAATAGCCGCCTGCCAGGAAATGGGGTAAATCCAGTTCATCAAGAGGCTGGCTGGGACTGCCAGGAGCATGGTCAAAATGACCTGACTGCCACCCAAGCCAAATACGATGGTCCGCATGGCCCGTAGCTTATGGAGGCTGAATTCCAGGCCAATGGAGAACATCAAGAAAACCACGCCAAATTCAGCTAAATACTTCACTGTGGCTGAATCGTTGGCTAAACCAAGGGCATGTGGCCCAATCAGGACGCCAATGGCAAGATAGCCCAAAATAGGGGGTAGCCCAAAATAGCGGAAAATAACTACTCCGGCTACTGCGGAGGCCAGCAAGATGAGAGTTAACTGAAGGACTGACGGCATATACTCACCCCATGATAGCTAAGACTCGTGACCGAACCCTAAAGCTTGCACGCGACACCCTCACGATTGAGGCTGCTGCACTGCACACCATGCGCGATCGCCTTGAAGGCGCTAATGCAGACGCCCTTGTATTGGCAGTTGATCTGCTCCATTCCTGCAAAGGCCGCATCGTCGTCTCTGGAATTGGTAAATCAGGGCATATTGCTCGCAAAATTGCAGCTACCTTTGCTTCTACAGGCTCCCCCGCTTTTTTTGTTCATCCTGCGGAAGCTAGCCATGGCGATCTAGGGATGGTGACCCGTGATGATGTCTTTGTTGCACTCTCTAATTCCGGTGAGACTGATGAACTACTCACCATCGTACCAATCGTCAAGCGCACTGGAGCAAAGCTGATTGCGCTGACTGGCGCGCCCAATTCCTCTTTGGCAAAGTTAGCGGATGCCCATTTAGATGCTAGCGTTGAAAAAGAAGCCTGTCCGCTGAACCTCGCCCCAACCAGCAGCACAACCGCAGCCCTCGCTATGGGTGATGCCCTAGCGGTTGCCCTTCTAGATGCGCGTGGCTTTCAGGCGGAAGATTTTCAGCGCTCACACCCAGGTGGTCGCTTAGGTCGCAAACAGCTAATGCATGTCAGTGAAGTCATGCGTAGTTTTGATGAAACCCCCAAAATTGCAATCTCCGCTTCCCTGCAAGATGCTTTACTCGAGATGACTGCGAAGCGCATGGGTATGGTGGTTACTTTAGATAATGCAAACAAAGTTGCCGGCATCTTTACAGATGGCGACTTACGGCGCTTACTTGAGAAAAGCACCAATTTAGATGGTCTCACTTTAGAAAAGGCGATTACCTCAGCACCGCGCACGATTCCGCCAGAGTTATTGGCAGAAGAGGCTATTGAGATGATGGAAAAGCATCGCATCAATCATTTGGTAGTCACCGATCCTGCAGGCGCATTACTTGGGGCACTCAACCTCCATGATTTATTTGCCGCCAAGGTTATTTAAGTTTTCTACTTTTTTAATTATTCATTTACCCGCTTATATGCCCACCGCCTTTCACGCTCACAACACCAACCCCCTAAGCCAATATCCACAGGCCTGGGATCGTGCTGGTGCTGTCAAGCTTCTCGTTTTAGATGTTGATGGCGTACTGACAAATGGCCAAGTATTTATTGGTGAAAGCGGCAAAGAATCCCTGAAGGCTTTTGATATTCAGGATGGCTTGGGAATTAAGTTATTGGAAAAAATAGGCATCCCGACAGCCATCATTACAGGGCGTAGCTCCAAAATGGTTTTGGCTCGTTGCGAAGAGCTCAGCATTAAACACGTACATATGGGTGTTGAAGATAAAGCCGATGCTTTAGAAAGCATCTTGCAATCGCTTGGACTGAAGTCATCCGACTGCGCCGTTATGGGCGATGACTGGCCTGATTTGCAAATGATGAAGTCTGCAGGCTTGAAGATATGTCCTGCGCAAGGGCATGACGCTGTGAAAGAAGTGGCTCACTTTGTCACCACTCGATCTGGCGGTAGTGGTGCGGTACGTGAAGTCTGCGATCTAATTTTAAAGGCGCAAAACCGCTATGAGGAATTACTTACTCAGGCGCGTGCTTAAGGTCACTTTGTAATGGAACTGAATACCCAAAAAATCAAACTGA
This genomic stretch from Polynucleobacter corsicus harbors:
- a CDS encoding KdsC family phosphatase, translating into MPTAFHAHNTNPLSQYPQAWDRAGAVKLLVLDVDGVLTNGQVFIGESGKESLKAFDIQDGLGIKLLEKIGIPTAIITGRSSKMVLARCEELSIKHVHMGVEDKADALESILQSLGLKSSDCAVMGDDWPDLQMMKSAGLKICPAQGHDAVKEVAHFVTTRSGGSGAVREVCDLILKAQNRYEELLTQARA
- a CDS encoding KpsF/GutQ family sugar-phosphate isomerase, coding for MIAKTRDRTLKLARDTLTIEAAALHTMRDRLEGANADALVLAVDLLHSCKGRIVVSGIGKSGHIARKIAATFASTGSPAFFVHPAEASHGDLGMVTRDDVFVALSNSGETDELLTIVPIVKRTGAKLIALTGAPNSSLAKLADAHLDASVEKEACPLNLAPTSSTTAALAMGDALAVALLDARGFQAEDFQRSHPGGRLGRKQLMHVSEVMRSFDETPKIAISASLQDALLEMTAKRMGMVVTLDNANKVAGIFTDGDLRRLLEKSTNLDGLTLEKAITSAPRTIPPELLAEEAIEMMEKHRINHLVVTDPAGALLGALNLHDLFAAKVI